A window from Gymnogyps californianus isolate 813 chromosome 27, ASM1813914v2, whole genome shotgun sequence encodes these proteins:
- the CDKN1A gene encoding cyclin-dependent kinase inhibitor 1 isoform X2, translated as MPLSQSRAGQMPCSSKVCRNLFGPVDHQQLQNDFEDLLRQQLEEAQQRWNFNFETETPLEGHFKWERVLLAEEPPQEVHSLVKATNSESRSSLVHKVPTKDHLGRICPEGSQQSSEVYRAGSPQSLKRGQTTIKDFYSSKRRIVPDKPKPDKPKL; from the exons ATGCCCCTGtctcagagcagggctgggcagatGCCGTGCAGCAGCAAGGTGTGCAGGAACCTCTTTGGCCCCGTGGACCACCAGCAGCTCCAGAATGACTTTGAGGACCTGTTGAGGCAACAGCTGGAAGAAGCTCAGCAGCGCTGGAACTTCAACTTTGAGACGGAGACTCCCTTGGAAGGACACTTCAAGTGGGAGAGGGTCTTGCTGGCTGAGGAGCCGCCCCAGGAGGTCCACAGCCTTGTCAAGGCCACCAACAGTGAGAGCAGGAGCTCCTTGGTCCACAAGGTCCCCACCAAGGATCATCTTGGCAGGATTTGCCCCGAGGGGTCTCAGCAGAGCTCGGAGGTTTACAGGGCTGGCTCCCCACAGAGCTTGAAACGTGGGCAGACCACCATCAAAG ACTTCTACAGCTCCAAGCGGAGGATCGTCCCCGACAAGCCCAAGCCTGACAAGCCCAAGCTGTGA
- the CDKN1A gene encoding cyclin-dependent kinase inhibitor 1 isoform X1, whose translation MLKPLPTTLLKSQMSESKMSAGRWRAPPVCLIAEPNPACPTLATVCFALVANVLALGLARGLPNTPVTCSAFFPAATMPLSQSRAGQMPCSSKVCRNLFGPVDHQQLQNDFEDLLRQQLEEAQQRWNFNFETETPLEGHFKWERVLLAEEPPQEVHSLVKATNSESRSSLVHKVPTKDHLGRICPEGSQQSSEVYRAGSPQSLKRGQTTIKDFYSSKRRIVPDKPKPDKPKL comes from the exons ATGCTCAAGCCTCTGCCCACGACACTGCTAAAATCCCAGATGTCTGAGTCCAAGATGAGTGCAGGCAGATGGAGGGCCCCTCCGGTCTGCCTCATTGCAGAGCCCAACCCAGCTTGTCCCACCTTGGCTACTGTGTGCTTTGCTCTAGTAGCAAATGTGCTGGCCCTTGGGCTTGCTCGTGGCTTGCCCAACACCCCAGTAacttgctctgctttcttcccagctgccaCGATGCCCCTGtctcagagcagggctgggcagatGCCGTGCAGCAGCAAGGTGTGCAGGAACCTCTTTGGCCCCGTGGACCACCAGCAGCTCCAGAATGACTTTGAGGACCTGTTGAGGCAACAGCTGGAAGAAGCTCAGCAGCGCTGGAACTTCAACTTTGAGACGGAGACTCCCTTGGAAGGACACTTCAAGTGGGAGAGGGTCTTGCTGGCTGAGGAGCCGCCCCAGGAGGTCCACAGCCTTGTCAAGGCCACCAACAGTGAGAGCAGGAGCTCCTTGGTCCACAAGGTCCCCACCAAGGATCATCTTGGCAGGATTTGCCCCGAGGGGTCTCAGCAGAGCTCGGAGGTTTACAGGGCTGGCTCCCCACAGAGCTTGAAACGTGGGCAGACCACCATCAAAG ACTTCTACAGCTCCAAGCGGAGGATCGTCCCCGACAAGCCCAAGCCTGACAAGCCCAAGCTGTGA